The Deltaproteobacteria bacterium genome includes a window with the following:
- a CDS encoding Rne/Rng family ribonuclease, protein MKRELVISHDRLETRVAVIEDGRLAEYHTERPQDAGLTGNIYRGRVVRVLPGMQAAFVDIGVERPAYLFAGDAQPEGPRGQQRLIEDIVRPGCEILVQVEKEPGPAKGAKVSTRIALAGRYVVLFPGRPVFGVSHRVNGDDDRSRLKETLAALAPEGSGLIARTAAHEADPAAIAADVAELSAEWRSIEQRSQSGPVPAVIYRPPELALRIVRDFIEPGIAAVICDSEPLMLSMKELVGRLKPALLPVMELHRGLEPAADRFGLDDDIRLALARRVWLRSGGYLVIDSGEAMTAIDVNTGKHTGKRDFEETITRTNLEAAREIARQLRLRNLGGIIVIDFIDMQKTENRERVRKELSDALAADRARCTITRISELGLVEMTRKRVRDSLTAQLEDVCSCCEGTGRTISPLTVARDILRQVRRSAAKGLGPNVVVHAHPAVVDRLTGADLPGVEELEAAAGLRLAFKGIEAFHPERFEVMPGRESTGRRRLK, encoded by the coding sequence ATGAAGCGCGAACTGGTGATCAGCCATGACCGGCTTGAAACCCGGGTTGCCGTGATCGAAGACGGCCGTCTGGCCGAGTACCACACTGAACGTCCCCAGGACGCAGGTCTTACCGGCAATATCTACCGTGGACGGGTAGTCCGGGTTCTGCCTGGCATGCAGGCGGCCTTTGTCGATATCGGGGTGGAGCGCCCGGCGTACCTGTTCGCGGGCGATGCCCAGCCCGAGGGGCCACGCGGCCAGCAGCGCCTCATTGAAGATATCGTCCGGCCGGGCTGCGAAATACTGGTGCAGGTGGAAAAGGAACCGGGTCCTGCCAAGGGAGCCAAGGTGTCGACGCGGATCGCTCTGGCGGGCCGGTACGTTGTGCTGTTCCCCGGACGTCCGGTGTTCGGTGTTTCTCACCGGGTCAATGGCGATGACGATCGTTCGCGGCTCAAGGAAACCCTGGCGGCACTTGCACCGGAGGGATCCGGTCTGATCGCCCGCACAGCCGCCCATGAAGCGGACCCGGCGGCCATTGCGGCTGACGTGGCCGAGCTTTCCGCCGAGTGGAGAAGCATCGAACAGCGCAGCCAGTCGGGGCCGGTTCCTGCTGTCATATACCGGCCCCCGGAACTGGCGCTCCGGATCGTCCGCGACTTCATCGAACCGGGAATTGCAGCGGTGATATGCGATTCGGAACCCCTGATGCTCTCGATGAAAGAACTGGTCGGCCGCCTGAAACCGGCATTGCTTCCGGTCATGGAACTGCACCGGGGGCTGGAGCCGGCTGCTGACCGCTTCGGCCTGGACGACGATATCCGCTTGGCGCTGGCGCGCCGCGTCTGGCTGCGGTCAGGCGGGTATCTCGTGATCGATTCGGGAGAGGCGATGACCGCCATTGACGTGAATACCGGCAAGCATACGGGAAAACGTGATTTCGAGGAGACGATCACCCGCACCAACCTGGAGGCGGCCCGGGAAATAGCCCGTCAGCTCCGGCTCCGCAATCTGGGCGGAATTATCGTCATTGATTTCATTGACATGCAGAAGACTGAAAACCGCGAGCGGGTCCGGAAGGAACTGTCCGATGCGCTTGCGGCCGACCGGGCCCGCTGTACGATTACCCGGATATCGGAACTGGGTCTTGTCGAGATGACCCGAAAGCGGGTGCGTGACAGCCTGACCGCACAACTTGAAGACGTGTGTTCCTGCTGTGAAGGGACGGGGCGCACGATCTCGCCGCTCACGGTGGCGCGGGATATTCTCCGGCAGGTCCGCCGCTCGGCGGCCAAGGGCCTCGGGCCGAATGTGGTGGTTCATGCCCATCCGGCGGTTGTGGATCGCCTGACGGGCGCTGATTTGCCGGGCGTGGAGGAACTGGAAGCGGCAGCGGGGCTGCGCCTCGCATTCAAGGGGATCGAGGCTTTTCATCCCGAACGGTTCGAGGTCATGCCTGGCCGGGAATCCACCGGCCGGCGGCGGCTCAAATGA
- a CDS encoding carboxypeptidase regulatory-like domain-containing protein encodes MEHKLSSLPSATYRGQVNTHDGKPLAGMVRVFCGDSPVLNRKMDGQFLLNLVPGPYRIEIRVDGYQSMQHQITLHAQQGISHQFVMNPQWRPDARAPGDQPEEN; translated from the coding sequence GTGGAGCACAAACTCTCCAGCCTTCCCAGCGCAACCTACCGGGGCCAGGTCAATACCCATGATGGCAAGCCGCTCGCCGGGATGGTGCGTGTATTCTGCGGCGACTCGCCGGTCCTCAACCGCAAAATGGATGGTCAATTTCTGCTCAATCTCGTCCCCGGCCCCTACCGGATTGAAATCCGCGTGGACGGATACCAGTCGATGCAGCACCAGATCACTCTGCACGCCCAGCAGGGCATATCACACCAGTTCGTCATGAATCCGCAATGGCGGCCAGATGCACGGGCTCCAGGCGACCAGCCTGAGGAAAACTAG